The Caballeronia sp. TF1N1 genome includes a window with the following:
- a CDS encoding HlyD family secretion protein, with product MKTQSILRAGFTLTILVVAIVLVRMLWLDYMYSPWTRDGRVRAQVVQVATDVSGLVSDVRVKDNQLVRKGDILFVLDPARFHYAVAQAGADLARAQAQMAQAKARMAASESGFAMKRAQAARRANLAGDVISDESRLDSASLARQSASDHAADVAAYNAAEAAVKAAVVAQETAALNLTRSEVRAPSDGFITNLNLYPGDFATAGTARMALIDSHSFWVYGYFEETKLPHVQVGDRATIRLLSGGEDIQGHVDSLASGIADRDNPTSGDLLADVNPIFTWVRLAQRVPVRIHIDRVPERMRLAMGMTCTVTLQPHGSGRG from the coding sequence ATGAAAACGCAATCCATCCTGCGCGCGGGGTTCACGCTCACGATACTGGTCGTGGCGATCGTGCTGGTTCGCATGCTGTGGCTCGACTACATGTACTCGCCTTGGACGCGCGACGGACGCGTGCGCGCGCAGGTCGTGCAAGTCGCGACGGATGTTTCCGGCCTCGTCAGCGACGTACGCGTGAAGGACAACCAGCTCGTGCGCAAGGGCGACATTCTGTTCGTGCTCGATCCGGCTCGCTTCCATTACGCCGTGGCTCAGGCCGGTGCCGATCTCGCGCGTGCGCAGGCGCAAATGGCGCAGGCGAAGGCGCGCATGGCCGCGAGCGAATCCGGTTTTGCGATGAAACGCGCTCAGGCGGCGCGCCGCGCCAATCTTGCGGGCGACGTGATATCGGACGAAAGCCGGCTGGATTCGGCATCGCTCGCGAGGCAATCGGCGTCGGATCATGCCGCCGATGTCGCCGCCTACAACGCGGCCGAGGCGGCCGTAAAGGCAGCGGTAGTGGCGCAGGAGACGGCCGCGCTGAACCTGACGCGCAGCGAGGTGCGCGCGCCGTCCGATGGTTTCATCACGAACCTGAACCTTTATCCGGGTGATTTCGCCACGGCCGGGACCGCGCGCATGGCGCTGATCGACTCCCACTCGTTCTGGGTCTACGGCTACTTCGAGGAAACGAAGCTGCCGCACGTGCAAGTGGGCGATCGGGCGACGATCAGACTGCTATCGGGCGGTGAAGACATTCAAGGTCACGTGGATAGTCTCGCAAGCGGGATCGCCGACCGTGACAATCCGACGAGCGGCGATTTGCTCGCCGACGTCAACCCGATTTTTACGTGGGTGCGGCTCGCGCAGCGAGTGCCGGTGCGGATTCATATCGATCGTGTTCCCGAGAGAATGAGGCTCGCGATGGGGATGACTTGCACGGTGACGTTGCAGCCGCATGGGAGCGGTCGTGGGTGA
- a CDS encoding response regulator transcription factor has translation MSSHPRSDASADASNNTASAMVYVVDDDESMRQAVSNLLRSVGLKVETFGSAQEFLAFDMPDVPSCLILDVRLKGQSGLAVQEQIASSELSLPIIFMTGHGDIAMTVKAMKAGAQDFLAKPFRDQDMLDAVEQALANDAQRRATNRSVADLRHCYDTLTAREREVMAFVASGLMNKQIAAEMGLSEITVKIYRGQAMRKMGARSLADFVRKAEALGVALPVRRARGGV, from the coding sequence ATGAGCAGTCATCCGCGCAGCGATGCGAGCGCTGACGCCAGCAACAACACCGCGAGCGCCATGGTGTACGTGGTGGACGACGACGAATCGATGCGCCAAGCCGTCAGCAATCTCCTGCGTTCGGTGGGCCTCAAGGTCGAAACCTTCGGCTCCGCGCAGGAGTTTCTGGCGTTCGACATGCCGGATGTGCCGAGTTGCCTGATCCTCGACGTGCGTCTCAAGGGACAAAGCGGACTTGCGGTGCAGGAGCAGATTGCATCGAGCGAACTGAGTCTGCCGATCATCTTCATGACGGGGCATGGCGATATCGCGATGACGGTCAAGGCGATGAAGGCCGGCGCGCAGGACTTCCTGGCCAAGCCGTTCCGCGATCAGGACATGCTCGATGCAGTGGAACAGGCGCTGGCCAACGATGCGCAGCGTCGCGCGACGAACCGTTCGGTAGCGGATTTGCGGCATTGCTACGACACGTTGACGGCACGTGAGCGTGAGGTCATGGCATTCGTCGCCTCGGGCCTCATGAACAAGCAGATCGCGGCGGAGATGGGCCTGAGCGAGATCACCGTGAAAATCTATCGCGGGCAGGCCATGCGGAAGATGGGGGCGCGCTCGCTTGCGGATTTCGTGAGGAAGGCGGAGGCGTTGGGAGTCGCATTGCCGGTGAGGCGCGCGCGGGGTGGGGTTTGA
- a CDS encoding helix-turn-helix domain-containing protein → MTISSMSYPEPVVEVAQKSRANGIGMEHAWRTPPDDAASSRPRGGILLSRWTCNDKSPVEVASVESATHHCIALSLKCTSLTFSHAGKTLVRGRVAAGAVQITAPDVRCSAVFESPADVLHLFVGQQVLSECFEDMFGRPHAGDIRIDDPKLVRDPALERLGQALAVSQSEDAAVGKVFTDSVSFAIVSRLVARHFTLADRQKREASALPAWRLNRAIEFIDAHLADSIGLADIAGSTGLTRMHFASQFRRATGMPPHEFLLRRRVEYAQRLLRESKQNMLDVALSCGFRSQAHFTTVFKRMVGDTPYCWKTKTNVAG, encoded by the coding sequence ATGACCATTTCGTCGATGTCGTATCCCGAACCCGTAGTCGAGGTCGCGCAGAAGAGCCGGGCGAACGGAATCGGAATGGAACATGCATGGCGCACACCTCCCGACGACGCTGCCAGCAGCCGTCCGCGCGGCGGCATTCTCCTCTCGCGATGGACCTGCAACGACAAGTCGCCGGTGGAAGTCGCAAGTGTCGAGAGCGCGACGCATCATTGCATCGCACTGAGTCTCAAGTGCACGTCACTCACGTTTTCTCATGCAGGCAAGACGCTCGTGCGCGGACGCGTCGCCGCCGGGGCCGTGCAGATCACGGCGCCCGACGTGCGCTGCAGCGCCGTGTTCGAGTCGCCTGCCGACGTGCTGCATCTTTTCGTCGGGCAACAGGTCTTGAGCGAATGCTTCGAGGACATGTTCGGGCGGCCGCATGCAGGCGATATTCGTATCGACGATCCCAAGCTCGTGCGCGACCCCGCGCTGGAACGGCTCGGACAGGCGCTCGCGGTATCGCAATCGGAGGACGCGGCGGTGGGCAAGGTGTTCACCGATAGCGTCAGCTTCGCCATCGTGTCGCGCCTGGTTGCACGGCACTTCACGCTGGCCGACCGGCAAAAGCGCGAGGCCAGCGCCTTGCCCGCGTGGCGGCTCAATCGCGCGATCGAATTTATCGATGCCCATCTCGCCGATTCGATCGGCCTCGCGGATATCGCCGGCAGCACAGGGCTCACGCGCATGCATTTCGCCTCGCAGTTTCGCCGCGCGACGGGCATGCCGCCGCACGAGTTTCTCCTGCGCCGCCGCGTGGAATACGCGCAGCGCCTGCTGCGCGAGTCGAAGCAAAACATGCTCGATGTCGCCCTGAGTTGCGGCTTCCGCTCGCAGGCTCACTTCACGACCGTATTCAAGCGAATGGTCGGCGATACCCCGTACTGCTGGAAGACGAAGACGAACGTCGCCGGGTAA
- a CDS encoding winged helix-turn-helix domain-containing protein, whose amino-acid sequence MIKIGRIVVSLEMREARLDGRLLEVGSRAFDILELLIRANGKTVTKDEILRHVWPKSVVGENNIHVQLSTLRRVLGADGQAIHTVSGRGYRLANAVDVSAPADSIDPKATHLDALPHHRAALIGRESALAEIVGALQEAHLVTLLGSGGIGKTQLGIAAARSIAANAQIDVCFVSLAAVNDARMVADTIAEALGIERSMSDGSIKALITVLQSRKILLLLDNCEHVIEAAASLAQQLVEACAELRILATSREPLRTHDEKCYRVAPLDMPDVEATSQAILASASVRMFLAQMSALNVSVERDRGSLDMLATICRRLDGIPLALELAAARAAVFGIRRLAAELDDRFHSLTGGLRTAPPRQQTLAASLDWSYKLLGAAERVVLQRLAVFPDRFSLDEACTVAACEWLSRNEVMEAIVGLASKCLLMTSFDSTTRDYFLLETTRDYALRKSGESDDAGVVTSTRTEPRMRTLGAAARGGRLVLVSAASR is encoded by the coding sequence ATGATCAAGATCGGTCGAATCGTAGTGTCGCTGGAAATGCGCGAGGCGCGTCTGGATGGGCGACTGCTCGAGGTCGGCTCGCGCGCGTTCGACATCCTCGAATTGCTGATTCGCGCAAATGGCAAAACGGTCACGAAGGATGAGATTCTGCGCCACGTGTGGCCGAAATCGGTGGTCGGCGAGAACAACATCCATGTGCAGCTTTCGACGCTCAGGCGTGTCCTCGGCGCTGACGGTCAGGCTATCCATACCGTGTCCGGTCGAGGTTATCGGCTGGCGAATGCGGTCGACGTGTCCGCGCCTGCCGATTCAATTGATCCGAAAGCGACGCACCTCGACGCCCTGCCGCATCATCGCGCGGCTTTGATCGGACGCGAGAGCGCGCTTGCGGAGATCGTCGGTGCGTTGCAGGAAGCGCATCTCGTCACGTTGCTGGGCTCGGGCGGTATTGGCAAGACGCAGCTTGGCATCGCGGCGGCGCGTTCGATTGCGGCTAACGCACAGATCGATGTGTGCTTCGTTTCGCTCGCGGCCGTGAACGATGCGCGCATGGTCGCGGACACCATCGCCGAAGCACTTGGCATCGAGCGTTCCATGAGCGATGGTTCGATCAAAGCGCTCATCACGGTTCTTCAGAGCCGCAAGATACTGCTGTTGCTGGACAACTGCGAGCATGTAATCGAGGCAGCCGCGTCGCTCGCCCAACAACTCGTGGAAGCATGCGCGGAGCTGCGAATTTTGGCGACGAGCCGTGAGCCACTGCGCACGCACGACGAAAAGTGCTACCGGGTCGCGCCGCTCGACATGCCCGATGTCGAGGCCACCTCGCAAGCGATTCTCGCCAGCGCCTCGGTGCGGATGTTTCTCGCGCAGATGAGCGCGTTGAATGTGTCGGTCGAACGGGACCGCGGCAGTCTCGACATGCTCGCGACGATCTGCCGCCGGCTCGACGGCATTCCGTTGGCACTCGAACTCGCCGCAGCGCGGGCGGCTGTGTTCGGCATACGCAGGCTGGCCGCGGAACTCGATGATCGGTTCCATTCGCTGACGGGCGGGCTCAGGACTGCGCCGCCTCGGCAGCAGACCTTGGCCGCTTCGCTCGACTGGAGCTACAAACTGCTCGGCGCGGCCGAGCGCGTAGTGCTGCAACGGCTCGCCGTATTCCCCGACCGCTTTTCGCTGGATGAGGCTTGCACGGTCGCCGCGTGCGAATGGTTATCGCGAAACGAGGTCATGGAGGCGATCGTCGGCCTCGCCTCGAAGTGTCTTCTGATGACTTCGTTCGACAGCACGACTCGTGACTATTTCCTGCTGGAGACGACGCGCGACTATGCGTTGCGCAAGTCGGGCGAGTCCGACGACGCTGGTGTCGTGACGTCTACACGCACTGAGCCGCGCATGCGAACGCTAGGTGCTGCGGCGCGCGGCGGCAGGCTCGTGTTGGTATCGGCCGCTTCCCGATGA
- a CDS encoding response regulator transcription factor — MSFVCIVDDDASVRRGVGNLLKAVGYATAMFSSGEEFLASSAVDDAMCVLLDIKMRGMQGLDVQRRLNAEHRGIPVVFMSAHGDDDTVQRAMQRGAVGFLRKPFDEEGLLVSIELAIAAGRRGAAGA; from the coding sequence ATGAGCTTTGTCTGCATCGTCGATGACGACGCCTCGGTAAGACGCGGCGTCGGCAATTTGCTCAAGGCCGTTGGCTACGCGACCGCGATGTTTTCGTCGGGCGAGGAGTTTCTTGCATCGTCGGCCGTCGACGATGCCATGTGCGTTCTGCTCGATATCAAAATGCGAGGGATGCAGGGGCTCGATGTGCAACGTCGATTGAACGCCGAGCATCGGGGCATTCCGGTGGTGTTCATGTCCGCGCACGGTGACGACGATACGGTTCAGCGAGCCATGCAGCGTGGCGCGGTGGGTTTTCTGCGCAAGCCTTTCGATGAAGAGGGGTTGCTGGTTTCGATCGAGCTTGCGATTGCTGCGGGAAGACGGGGTGCGGCAGGGGCTTAG
- a CDS encoding DNA-3-methyladenine glycosylase has protein sequence MQSTSHGNSTTIELPFKRPFDWTRLLAFIGGRAAAGVESVEGGVYRRAIEWHGDEGTVEVRPHERKHRLVVTVDGDAQRHADELAEPLARMFDLHADPRRIASVLSRDPLLAPLVDASPGLRVPGAWSGFELVVRTIVGQQVSVKGASTIMGRIVQRAGRMIDGHSHEATAWRFPTPAELAAADLDKIGMPTKRVEAVQRFANAVSTGALPLDEPDADAEALKRDLLALPGIGPWTVGYIAMRALRDPDAWPDADLVLMQAIARRNPALLKPAQQRAHIERWRPWRAYAAVHLWNGVAMETGAARGG, from the coding sequence ATGCAATCCACATCTCACGGCAATTCGACGACGATCGAGTTGCCCTTCAAGCGGCCCTTCGACTGGACTCGCCTGCTCGCCTTCATAGGCGGCCGGGCGGCGGCGGGCGTCGAGTCGGTGGAAGGCGGCGTTTATCGACGCGCGATCGAATGGCATGGCGATGAAGGCACCGTCGAAGTCAGGCCGCATGAGCGCAAACATCGCCTTGTCGTGACCGTCGACGGCGATGCGCAGCGGCATGCCGATGAACTTGCCGAACCGCTCGCTCGTATGTTCGATCTGCATGCCGATCCCCGCCGGATTGCAAGCGTGTTGTCACGCGACCCGTTGTTGGCGCCGCTAGTCGATGCCTCGCCGGGGCTACGCGTGCCGGGCGCATGGTCCGGGTTCGAGTTGGTGGTCAGAACCATCGTGGGCCAGCAAGTGAGCGTGAAAGGCGCTTCGACGATCATGGGACGAATCGTGCAGCGCGCGGGACGAATGATCGATGGGCATTCGCACGAGGCCACTGCCTGGCGGTTCCCGACGCCCGCCGAGCTTGCCGCCGCGGACCTGGATAAGATCGGCATGCCCACGAAACGTGTCGAAGCCGTGCAGCGGTTTGCGAATGCGGTGTCAACAGGCGCGTTGCCGCTCGACGAACCGGACGCTGATGCCGAAGCGTTGAAGCGCGATCTGCTGGCGCTGCCGGGTATCGGTCCATGGACAGTCGGTTATATCGCGATGCGCGCCCTGCGCGATCCAGACGCATGGCCCGATGCCGATCTCGTGTTGATGCAGGCCATCGCGCGGCGCAATCCGGCCCTGCTCAAGCCCGCGCAGCAACGGGCGCATATCGAGCGTTGGCGGCCTTGGCGCGCTTATGCCGCAGTACATCTGTGGAATGGAGTGGCGATGGAGACTGGGGCAGCGCGAGGCGGGTAG
- a CDS encoding GntR family transcriptional regulator translates to MQNRDLPDASLSPLLQKVERMRLHDTVVDHLREFIVEGLLAPGVKLNERKLCETLGISRTPLREALKVLAAEGLIEISPNRGASVSQMSELEIREMFELMSGLEAFSGELACERITPQEIADIKALHAVMLECRARNDLSGYYSRNQAIHDKINEAARNTALRQTYVSINRRLQAMRFRSNFQTPKWDSAIREHEEMIEALETRDGRRMSTILRHHLLGKRDAVLAERTLTTVKAPVARKRTHTGDAG, encoded by the coding sequence ATGCAAAATCGCGACTTGCCCGACGCCAGTCTTTCGCCGCTCCTACAGAAGGTCGAGCGCATGCGTTTGCACGACACGGTGGTGGATCACTTGCGTGAATTCATCGTGGAAGGCCTGCTTGCGCCGGGCGTGAAGCTAAACGAGCGCAAGCTCTGCGAGACGCTCGGCATTTCGCGCACGCCCTTGCGTGAAGCGCTGAAGGTGCTGGCCGCGGAAGGGTTGATCGAGATATCGCCGAACAGGGGTGCATCGGTCTCGCAGATGAGCGAACTCGAAATCCGCGAGATGTTCGAACTGATGAGCGGACTGGAGGCGTTCTCCGGCGAACTGGCTTGCGAGCGAATCACGCCGCAGGAGATCGCGGACATCAAGGCGCTTCACGCGGTCATGCTGGAATGCCGCGCGCGCAATGATTTGTCGGGCTATTACAGCCGGAATCAGGCTATTCACGACAAGATCAATGAAGCCGCGCGCAACACGGCGCTACGGCAAACCTACGTGTCGATCAACCGGCGCTTGCAGGCCATGCGCTTTCGATCGAACTTCCAGACGCCCAAGTGGGATAGCGCGATACGAGAGCACGAAGAGATGATCGAAGCGCTGGAAACGCGCGATGGCAGGCGCATGTCGACCATTCTTCGTCATCACCTGCTCGGCAAACGCGATGCCGTTCTCGCCGAGCGCACGTTGACCACGGTGAAGGCGCCGGTTGCCAGGAAGCGGACGCACACCGGCGACGCTGGCTGA